The DNA window GAAGAGGTAAATCAAGCGATGTGATCGAGGACCCCAGCCATCTGAATCAAAGTTACTGCCGGACCAACACACAGTAGAATGTTCTGCCTGCAAGAACAAAGGGCACAAATATCAGATCCTGAACTCAACAAAACCGGAGACCTTATCATACATTTCAGGCTATGACGGAGGACAAACCATGCCAACTAAAATCTTCAATTAAGCAAGAATTATTACTCATTTCTGATCACACTCTTAACACTAATGTTCTGTCAGTGTCATGTCACACTCTTAACACTCATTTGTGGAATGAAGGTAACAGTGTAACAGAGTACCCATCAACTTAATTTTTAATTCAGTCATATAAAGCTCTCAGCTCCAACAGGATAAATGTAGCGGAAGTAAAAAAAAACATTACTCACCTCATTAACTGGGACCATTCGGTAATCTCAATGGATTTCCAGTATACAAATCCATTGCAACATAAGGCCTGGTCACTGCTAAATCTGTGTAAGCAGTGGTCCTTGGATTGTAAATCCTGAGTAATTCCCTAGTTCCAGTGTAAGTAACTATCCTCCCATCATTTAGCACCAACAAGGGATGTACACGAAATCCATCTTCTGGTGCTTTTTGCTCAATTTGTATGGTGTGTTGTCTGACCCATAAGCCTTCCTCAAAGTCCATCAGGAACCAAAATGTCTATATAAACCCAACGCGCGCAATGAACCACACTAAGGGGATGTTTGGTTTGGAGAGGCTTATTAtaagccccaccaataaagctCTAATAAGTCTCTTTTTATCCAAACATGAAGGCTTATAGATGAGGCTTATACCCATAAGCCCCTTCAAGGGATGCTTCAAGGGATGCTTACAGGGTTATTTTCTGTAGGCCCCACCAAAACATTTTCTCTTTCCTCCCACTACCCTTGTCTCTCTCACCTTCAGAGGTATTAATGAGGGGTAGAAAGGTCATTACTAACTACAGGAATTTTTTTATAAGCCGTTACAACCAAACATCACTTTAGGCTCGTAATAAACCTCTCCATATGAGGGGCTTGTGGACTTATAATAAGCTCCTCCAATCCAAACCAAACATCCCATGAGCAGCCATTCAGGGAAGCCAGTGAGAGTTGGTTGAAATTGATATGGTTGCTTGGAAGATCAGGAAAGGAACCCTCGAATCTGAACAGGGGCCCTTGAAGAGTTTTCCTCCAGTCTTCTGTCTCGAGGTCAAATGAAGCTATAAACTTTACCTTAACACAGTCGTACCAGTAATCCTCATTGACGAAGAAATAGACAATTCCATTGACGACTGCTGTGCTATTGAGGCGAACATCAATAGGATGTGGAGGGCCTTTGTTTGCCCTCCATCGAGCATCGCTGCTGCCATCAAGGGTGAAGACttcgaatagctgctcagaggaAGAAGGCTTAACAAAGGTATTAACAGAGACATGAAGCACCTTGCCAGTCGAGGCAACCTTGCCGAACGCAACCCCAACCCTGTACTTGTACATGTCTAGCTGGAGCGCCGTGTCCTCATCTGCCAATTCTTCAGGCAAGGCGAATATAGCTCCAGTGGCCGGGTCAAGCAATCGGTAGCTGCTCATCTCTCTCACGATCTGCACGAAATCGAGCTGCGCGGACACCACCCAATCCTTCCTTATCCCGTCGCCCATCGCGCGGATCCGCTTCACCACTCGCCCGGAGAGGTCCATGATTTCGCAGAGGATGTCGCCCTCCGGGTAGCCTGACGACGGGCCGTAGCAGGCAACGACGAGCGGCCCGGGGTGGCATGCGGCGTGCGCGGAGACGAACTGCGGGTCGGAAAGGAGGGCACGCCACG is part of the Panicum hallii strain FIL2 chromosome 2, PHallii_v3.1, whole genome shotgun sequence genome and encodes:
- the LOC112883006 gene encoding uncharacterized protein LOC112883006, translating into MAPPSSRSRPGGGGGVLPPLTLDAVYEVLLRLAARELCRLHAVSRPWRALLSDPQFVSAHAACHPGPLVVACYGPSSGYPEGDILCEIMDLSGRVVKRIRAMGDGIRKDWVVSAQLDFVQIVREMSSYRLLDPATGAIFALPEELADEDTALQLDMYKYRVGVAFGKVASTGKVLHVSVNTFVKPSSSEQLFEVFTLDGSSDARWRANKGPPHPIDVRLNSTAVVNGIVYFFVNEDYWYDCVKVKFIASFDLETEDWRKTLQGPLFRFEGSFPDLPSNHINFNQLSLASLNGCSWDVWFGLEELIISPQAPHMERFITSLK